Part of the Microbacterium sp. Clip185 genome is shown below.
ATCCCGCCGACCTCCATCGCAGAGAGCGCGTCAGAAAGTGCGGGCACGAAACGACCGAGCAAGAGGCCCGCGACCATCGCGAAGCCGATCCACAGCGGAAGCCACTTGTCGAGGGTGGAGAGCCGTTTCGGGGCGGTGCGGGTCAGGGTGTCGGTCATGCGAGCAGCTCTTCGATCTTCGCGACGTAGACGGGTTTCGGGTGCGCGCCGATCAGCACGTCCACCCGCTCTCCGTTCCGGTAGAACCCGAGGGTGGGGATCGAGGTCACGCCGGCCGCGGTCACGGTCTCGGGGTTCTGGTCGGCGTCGACCTTCACGATCTTCACCCGGCCCGCGTAGTCGCTGGCGAGCTGGTCCAGGATCGGGGCGATCGCCTTGCACGGGCCGCACCAGGTCGCCCAGACGTCGACCACGACGGGTAGCTCGGACTCGATCACCTCAGCCCGGAAAGTAGCGTCGGTGACGGGAGTGACGATGCTCATGCGGAGACCTCCAAAGCAAGCTCAGGAA
Proteins encoded:
- the trxA gene encoding thioredoxin; its protein translation is MSIVTPVTDATFRAEVIESELPVVVDVWATWCGPCKAIAPILDQLASDYAGRVKIVKVDADQNPETVTAAGVTSIPTLGFYRNGERVDVLIGAHPKPVYVAKIEELLA